A part of Pseudoalteromonas arctica A 37-1-2 genomic DNA contains:
- the acnB gene encoding bifunctional aconitate hydratase 2/2-methylisocitrate dehydratase, whose protein sequence is MLQEYRKHVEERAALGIVPAPLDAQQTADLIELIKTPPAGEEEFILDLFIQRIPAGVDDAAYIKAGFLAAVAKGETNSPLVSKEKAAELLGTMLGGYNIAPMIDLLDDETLAPIVVKGLSNTLLMFDAFYDVEEKAKAGNTFAKQIIESWANAEWFTNKPAVAEKISVTVFKVTGETNTDDLSPAPDAWSRPDIPLHALAMLKIERDGITPDKAGEVGPITQIEELKTKGLPLAYVGDVVGTGSSRKSATNSVLWFMGDDIPFVPNKRVGGVCLGNKIAPIFFNTMEDSGALPIELNVDELNMGEQIDIYPYEGVVKQHGTDKVISTFELKSDVILDEVRAGGRIPLIIGRGLTDKARTSLGLGATDTFKVPTATEVSDKGFTLAQKMVGKACNVAGIRPGQYCEPKMTTVGSQDTTGPMTRDELKDLACLGFSADLTMQSFCHTSAYPKPIDVSTHHTLPDFIMNRGGVSLRPGDGIIHSWLNRMLLPDTVGTGGDSHTRFPLGISFPAGSGAVAFAAATGVMPLDMPESILVRFKGEMQPGITLRDLVHAIPYYGIKQGLLTVEKKGKINEFSGRVLEIEGVEHLTVEQAFELSDASAERSAAGCTVKLSKESISEYLESNIVMLKWMISEGYGDVRTIERRITAMQDWLANPELMEADADAEYKHIVEIDLAEIKEPVLCAPNDPDDARLLSDVAGEKIDEVFIGSCMTNIGHFRAAGKLLDGFKGQLPTQLWVAPPTKMDKDQLTEEGYYGIFGRVGARIETPGCSLCMGNQARVADKATVVSTSTRNFPNRLGNGANVFLASSELAAIAAIIGKLPTVAEYQEYAAKINATASDTYRYLNFHRMPAYTKKADNVIIQQAV, encoded by the coding sequence GTGCTACAAGAATATCGTAAACACGTAGAAGAACGTGCCGCGTTAGGTATCGTACCAGCGCCATTAGATGCTCAGCAAACTGCTGATCTTATTGAATTAATCAAAACTCCACCAGCAGGTGAAGAAGAATTCATTTTAGATTTGTTCATTCAGCGTATACCAGCAGGTGTTGATGATGCTGCTTATATTAAAGCGGGCTTCTTAGCAGCTGTAGCTAAAGGTGAAACTAATTCTCCACTTGTTTCTAAAGAAAAAGCGGCAGAATTATTAGGTACAATGTTGGGCGGTTACAATATCGCACCAATGATTGACCTACTTGATGACGAAACACTTGCACCAATCGTAGTTAAAGGCCTTTCAAATACATTACTTATGTTTGATGCGTTCTACGATGTAGAAGAAAAAGCAAAAGCAGGTAATACATTCGCTAAGCAAATTATTGAGTCTTGGGCAAATGCAGAATGGTTTACTAATAAGCCAGCTGTTGCTGAAAAGATCTCAGTTACTGTATTCAAAGTAACTGGCGAAACAAATACTGATGACTTGTCTCCTGCACCAGATGCATGGTCTCGTCCAGATATCCCACTTCATGCTTTAGCAATGCTAAAAATTGAACGCGATGGTATTACACCTGATAAAGCGGGCGAAGTTGGTCCAATTACTCAGATTGAAGAATTAAAAACTAAAGGTTTACCACTTGCTTACGTAGGTGATGTTGTTGGTACGGGTTCTTCTCGTAAGTCTGCAACTAACTCTGTACTTTGGTTTATGGGCGATGATATCCCATTCGTACCAAACAAGCGTGTTGGCGGTGTATGTCTAGGTAATAAAATTGCTCCAATCTTCTTCAACACAATGGAAGATTCAGGCGCATTACCAATCGAATTAAATGTTGATGAACTCAACATGGGCGAGCAAATCGACATTTATCCGTACGAAGGTGTTGTTAAGCAACATGGTACTGATAAAGTGATTTCTACTTTTGAGCTTAAATCTGATGTGATTTTAGATGAAGTTCGTGCTGGTGGTCGTATTCCACTAATTATCGGTCGTGGTTTAACTGATAAAGCGCGTACATCTCTTGGCTTAGGTGCAACTGATACATTTAAAGTACCAACAGCAACAGAAGTTTCTGATAAAGGCTTCACACTAGCGCAAAAAATGGTTGGTAAAGCATGTAACGTTGCAGGTATTCGCCCAGGTCAGTACTGTGAGCCTAAAATGACAACTGTTGGTTCGCAAGATACAACAGGTCCTATGACACGTGATGAACTTAAAGATCTAGCATGTTTAGGTTTCTCTGCAGATTTAACAATGCAGTCATTCTGTCATACATCAGCTTATCCTAAGCCTATCGATGTAAGCACTCACCATACGCTTCCTGATTTCATCATGAACCGTGGCGGTGTTTCACTTCGTCCAGGTGATGGTATTATTCACTCGTGGTTAAACCGTATGTTATTACCAGATACCGTAGGTACTGGTGGTGATTCACATACACGTTTCCCATTAGGTATTTCATTCCCAGCAGGTTCGGGTGCAGTAGCATTCGCAGCAGCAACTGGTGTTATGCCACTTGATATGCCTGAATCTATTTTGGTTCGTTTTAAAGGCGAAATGCAACCAGGCATCACTTTACGTGACCTTGTTCATGCAATCCCTTACTACGGTATCAAACAAGGTTTATTAACAGTTGAGAAAAAAGGTAAAATTAACGAATTCTCTGGTCGCGTACTAGAAATTGAAGGCGTTGAGCACCTAACTGTTGAGCAAGCGTTTGAATTATCAGATGCATCTGCAGAGCGTTCGGCAGCAGGTTGTACTGTTAAGTTATCTAAAGAGTCTATCTCTGAATACCTTGAGTCAAACATTGTTATGCTTAAGTGGATGATTTCTGAAGGTTACGGCGATGTACGTACGATTGAACGTCGTATTACTGCAATGCAAGATTGGTTAGCTAACCCAGAACTAATGGAAGCTGACGCTGATGCAGAGTACAAGCATATCGTTGAAATTGATTTAGCTGAGATTAAAGAACCTGTTCTTTGTGCTCCAAATGACCCAGATGATGCGCGTCTTCTTTCTGATGTTGCTGGCGAGAAAATTGATGAAGTATTCATCGGTTCTTGTATGACTAACATTGGTCACTTCCGTGCTGCTGGTAAGTTGCTTGATGGCTTTAAAGGTCAACTTCCGACTCAGCTTTGGGTTGCTCCACCTACTAAGATGGACAAAGACCAACTTACAGAAGAAGGTTACTATGGTATTTTTGGTCGTGTTGGCGCACGTATCGAAACTCCAGGTTGTTCACTATGTATGGGTAACCAAGCACGTGTTGCAGATAAAGCAACGGTTGTGTCTACCTCTACACGTAACTTCCCTAACCGTTTAGGTAATGGCGCAAACGTATTCTTAGCATCATCTGAGCTTGCTGCAATTGCTGCAATCATTGGTAAATTACCAACAGTTGCTGAGTACCAAGAGTATGCTGCGAAGATCAATGCAACGGCTTCAGATACATACCGTTACTTGAACTTCCACCGTATGCCTGCTTACACTAAAAAAGCAGACAACGTGATTATTCAACAAGCTGTATAA
- a CDS encoding 2OG-Fe dioxygenase family protein produces MTALNNQNLLQLRFVNQANIDLVKPSFDNLPANPYADGAFRKRRYSVVKMQDGEIKLQQAKAFVQDDSINTFQGNVERTYENLEQSLLESEGMKSIVNEFRQLTGIDEQRDIEIHQFRMLAINSDTPAAPEGVHQDGFDHVCICGVSHENLEGGELLVYENKQAEPCFKMEIKDGMFALINDRQVWHNATPMNKIDASKPGYLDCFVLTS; encoded by the coding sequence ATGACAGCATTAAACAACCAGAATTTACTGCAACTACGTTTTGTTAACCAAGCAAATATTGATTTGGTTAAGCCTTCTTTTGATAACCTGCCTGCAAATCCTTATGCAGATGGCGCCTTTCGTAAACGTCGTTACTCAGTAGTCAAAATGCAAGATGGTGAAATAAAGCTACAGCAAGCCAAAGCATTTGTTCAAGACGATTCAATTAATACTTTTCAAGGTAATGTAGAGCGTACTTACGAAAACCTAGAGCAAAGTTTACTTGAGTCAGAAGGCATGAAAAGCATTGTAAATGAGTTTCGCCAACTTACGGGTATTGATGAGCAGCGTGATATTGAAATTCATCAGTTCCGTATGCTTGCTATTAACAGTGATACGCCAGCAGCGCCAGAAGGCGTACATCAAGATGGTTTTGATCATGTATGTATATGCGGCGTTTCTCACGAGAACTTAGAAGGCGGCGAGCTACTTGTATACGAAAACAAGCAAGCTGAGCCTTGTTTTAAAATGGAAATAAAAGACGGCATGTTTGCATTAATAAATGACCGTCAAGTGTGGCACAACGCAACACCTATGAACAAAATTGATGCTAGCAAACCAGGTTACCTGGATTGTTTTGTATTAACGTCTTAA